Below is a genomic region from Pyxidicoccus trucidator.
TCCAGGTGAGAACGCCTCGTACCCGAACGCGGCGCGCGGTCCGCGCACTCCTCACTTTCGAGTCCGGAGGTATGTAACAGGGCGGCGGGACTACCATGGCCCCCTGACATTGGGAACGAATTCGGGGGGTTGCGCACTCTCCAGCCACTCCCACCTATACGGCCGTGCAGTCCTGCGCTCCAGTAGAACCCGCCTGCAACCCCGCGAAATTCCGGGGTTGTGGGCCTGACTGGTTGCCGTGGGGACGGGACGGTGGGTGTGGGGGGTACCGGACTACCCGTTGTCGCCGGAAGGGGAGGCGGGCGGGCGGGACTTCTTGGGGGCCACGTTGGGGGTGCGACCCCAGTTGCCGTCCTTGAAGATGCGGACGCCCCGGCCGGAGGCGCCGCCGCCGATCATCCCCGGAATCGTGGCCTGGAGGGGCTTGCCGCCCGGGGGCTGGTAGACGACGCGGACCTTGCGGGCGGACGGAATCGCGGGGCTGGTGGCGTCCACGAGCAGGTAGACGGTGTCCTCGTCCGAGTGGAGCCGCTCGGTGTCCTGGCGGTGGTTGAGCTCGGCGAGCAGCTCGCCGTCATCGGCGGAGCGGGCGTTGTCCGCGAGCAGGCGCACCTTCACGCGCAGCCAGGTCTCCGGGGGGCCGCCGTTCTCCTTGGCGGCCTCGCGGACGCCCTGGATGACGATGGCCAGGTCGGCGCCATTGCCCGGGGCGTCGCCCGTCAGGCGCATGCCGGTCTGCTTGCTGGAGTCGGTGTCGAGCAGGAGGGTGGCGTTGGCGCAGCGGCTCTTGCAGGCGTCGCCCCAGGGGGCCCGGTCGAAGCGCAGGCGCATGGCGAAGTCGCTGCCCTGGGGGCCGATGGTGGCATCGACGATGACGGGCCGCTCTCCGTCGGGGGGGGCGGTGTAGCGGAAGGTCGGCTTCTCCTTCGCGGCGAGGCTGGTGCCGGCGGCGAGCAGGGTGCAGACCAGCAGCGGCAGCGGGCGCATCACGGGGTGGACCTCCTCGGGGGGCGAAGGGGTCGTATTCAAGTGGGAAGCGGCCCGCGGCTTCAAGTCCCGACGTTAGAGTGGACGCGGAGGAGGACGCGGAATGCGCAAGCCATACGTTCGGCAGCTCAAGCTCGGCCCCATGGACAACTTCGTCTACCTGGTGGGGCCGGCGACCTCGGATGAGGTGCTGGTGGTGGACCCCGCGTGGGACGTGGAGGCGATTGAGCGGGTGGTGAAGGAGGAGGGAAAGCGGCTGGTGGGCGCCTTCGTGTCGCACTGCCACTTCGACCACATCAACGGGCTGCCGGATTTGCTGACGCGGCACGACGTGCCGGTGTACGCCCAGCGCGAGGAGGTCCAGTTCTCCGCGGAGCTGCGCGAGCTGGGTGACGCGCTGCGTCCGCTCGGGCCCGGGGACGTGGTGAAGGTGGGGCAGGAGGACTTCCGGGCGCTGCACACGCCGGGGCACACGCCGGGCTCGCACTGCCTGCTGGCCGGGGACGCGCTGGTGTCCGGGGACACGGTGTTCATCAACGGCTGCGGCCGGTGCGACATGAATGGCGGCAACCCGGAGGAGATGTACCGCTCGCTGTCCCAGGTGCTGCTGAAGGTGCCGGACACCGCGAAGCTGTGGCCGGGGCACGACTACGCGGACGTGCCGGTGACGTCCATGGGCGACGTGCGGCACAAGAACCCGTACTTCGCCTTCAACGACGTGGCCTCGTTCGTGGCGTTCCGGATGCGGCCGAGGAAGTAGGCGCGCGGCGGGGCGACGCTGGAGGCCCGGAGGCGACTCCGCGAGCCCCGCGCCGCCTGCCCGCCGGCGCAGTGCCGCCCCTCGCGACGCGAGCCCACCTTCCTCTCGCGGGGACCCTTGGCCCCGCCGGATGCTGAAGGGAGGCCACCGGTGCACGGGACGACACCAGCGTCAGCGAAGGGCCGGGCTTTTCTCGGCGGGCAGGCACCCGGACGCCCCCTGAGCATCCCCGGAGCGGGGGCCGGCATGCTGAAGCCCTCCGAGGTGCACATCACCGCCGAGCCCCTCGCGCGCTTCGAGCCGGTGCTCGGCGAGGCGGGCTGGCATGCCCTCCAGGAGCGCGTGGCGCAAGCCCGTGCCCACCTGACGGGGCGCACCTTCTGGAACGTGAACTCCACCGCCCGGGGCGGGGGTGTGGCGGAGATGCTCCCCCGGCTGCTCGCCTATGCGCGCGGAGCCGGCGTGGACGCGCGGTGGATGGTGCTGGAGGGGACGCCCGAGTTCTTCCGGGTGACGAAGCGGCTGCACCACGCGCTGCACGGCTCACCCGGAGACGGCTCGCCGCTGGGCGTCGCCGAGCGCGCGCTCTACGACGAGGTGCTGCGCGACAACGCGGAGGAGCTGCTCGCCCTGGTGAGGCCGGGCGACGTGGTGGTGCTGCATGACCCGCAGACCGCCGGCCTCGCGCCGGGGCTCGTCGAGGTGGGAGCCCGCGTCGTGTGGCGCTGTCACGTGGGGCGGGACACCCCCAACGCCGAGGTGGAGCGCGCGTGGGCCTTCCTTGCCCCGGGACTCGCCGCCGCCCAGCTCACCGTCTTCTCCCGCGCCGCCTACGTGCCGCCACAGTGCGCGGACCGCGCCATCATCATCCGCCCCTCCATCGACATCTTCGCGGTGAAGAACCAGCCGATGGCGCCGGACGTCGCGTGCGCCATCCTCGCCCACACGGGACTGCTGCGTGAGGACTCCGGTGCGCCCGAACCCCTCTTCACCCGGAACGACGGCGTCCCCGCCCGCGTGTCACGTGGGGCCGACATCGTTCGGCTGGGCTGCGCGCCCGCGCGGGACACTCCGCTGGTGGTGCAGGTGTCGCGGTGGGATCCGCTGAAGGACCCCGCGGGGGTGCTGAGCGGCTTCGCCCAGTTGGTCCACGCCAACCCGGGGCTGCGCGCGGAGCTGGTCCTCGCGGGCCCCGCGGTGACGTCCGTCGCGGACGACCCCGAGGCGGCGAGCACGCTCAACGACGTCATCGCCCGGTGGTTTCAGCTGCCCCATGCCCTGCGCCAGCGCGTCCACCTGGCGTGTCTGCCCATGGCGGACCTGGAGGAGAACGCCGCCATCGTCAATGCACTCCAGCGCCACGCGGCGGTGGTGGTGCAGAAGAGCCTGCAGGAGGGCTTCGGGCTCACCGTCACCGAGGCCATGTGGAAGTCCCGCCCCGTGGTGGCCAGCGCGGTGGGCGGCATCCAGGACCAGGTGGTCCACGGGGTGAGCGGGCTGCTGGTGCATGACCCGGCCGACCTGACGGAGTTCGCCGCCGCGGTGCGCACGCTGCTGTCTGACAGCGAGCTCGCCGACCGCATGGGAGTGCAGGCCCACCAGCACGTGCTCGCCCACTTCACCGGCGCCCGTCACCTCACGGACATGGGGCGGCTGCTCGAACAACTGGACGCGCGCGCCGAGGGGGCCGTCGCCTCCAGGCACTGAGCCCGCTGCGCGCAGGTCCTCTCGGTTTGCCGGGAGGTCCATGAACTCCAGGCTCGTGCCCCACCCGGGCGTCAGCGGAGCCCGGGTTCCGGCCATGCTCGCCCCCGGGTTGTGGGTAGAGTGGGGCCGCATGTCTCATCTGCTTCCCGTCGAGGGCGAGCGCACGAAGTTGCTGGAGGCGCTCGCCGAGCTGGTCGCCCATCGCGGGCATGCCACGCTGGTCCGCGCCCCCATCCTCCGTCCCCACCCGTCGCACTTTCCCGATGCCTGGTCGCCGGACGCCAACGGCGTGCGGGCCATGGCGCGCAGGCTGATGACCCATGCCGGGCTGGGGGCCTTCGACGTCCACATCACGCTCTACGAGAACGAGGTCCAGCTTCAGCACACGGCGTCCGTGGGCGGAGTGGGCTACTCGCGGCACAAGGAGGGGGCGGCGGCCTGGTTCGCGGGCTTCGACGGGGCCACGTGTCTCTTCGGCGTGGACCAGGAAGAGCTGGAAGATGTCGAGCAGCTCGCCGGGGGCCTCGCGCACGAGGTGGCCCACGCGTATCGCCACGTGAATGGGCTCGAGGTGGAGGACCGCCAGCACGAGGAACAGCTGACGGACCTCACCACCATCTTCCTGGGGTTCGGCCTGCTCACCACGAACAACACGTTCCGCTCTCGCGCCAGCGGGGCGCTGATGGGGAGCTCGACGGTGCACAGCTGGAGTGTGGGGGGCCTGGGCTACCTCTCTCCTCAAGTCATGAGCTTCCTGCTGGCCGCGCAGGTGGTGGCGCGCGGCAGCGAGCGCGAGGAGGTCCGGATGCTCAAGCGGGCACTGCGGCCCACGCAGGCCGAGGCCTTTGGTGCCGCCTTGAAGCTCCTCGAACCCGAGCGGGAGGCGCTGCGTGGCAGGCTCGGAGTGCCTCCGCCGCTTCAGTGGGAGGCGCTTCCTCCGCCCATGTCTCTTCCGGACGGGGTGACCCGCGAGGAGGGGAGCGCCAGGACCACGGCCGCGGAGCCTGAAGCAGGGGAGGGCCGCCGAGGGGCCATCGCGTTCCGGGTGCCCGAATCGCGCGCGATG
It encodes:
- a CDS encoding MBL fold metallo-hydrolase; this encodes MRKPYVRQLKLGPMDNFVYLVGPATSDEVLVVDPAWDVEAIERVVKEEGKRLVGAFVSHCHFDHINGLPDLLTRHDVPVYAQREEVQFSAELRELGDALRPLGPGDVVKVGQEDFRALHTPGHTPGSHCLLAGDALVSGDTVFINGCGRCDMNGGNPEEMYRSLSQVLLKVPDTAKLWPGHDYADVPVTSMGDVRHKNPYFAFNDVASFVAFRMRPRK
- a CDS encoding glycosyltransferase, with the protein product MLKPSEVHITAEPLARFEPVLGEAGWHALQERVAQARAHLTGRTFWNVNSTARGGGVAEMLPRLLAYARGAGVDARWMVLEGTPEFFRVTKRLHHALHGSPGDGSPLGVAERALYDEVLRDNAEELLALVRPGDVVVLHDPQTAGLAPGLVEVGARVVWRCHVGRDTPNAEVERAWAFLAPGLAAAQLTVFSRAAYVPPQCADRAIIIRPSIDIFAVKNQPMAPDVACAILAHTGLLREDSGAPEPLFTRNDGVPARVSRGADIVRLGCAPARDTPLVVQVSRWDPLKDPAGVLSGFAQLVHANPGLRAELVLAGPAVTSVADDPEAASTLNDVIARWFQLPHALRQRVHLACLPMADLEENAAIVNALQRHAAVVVQKSLQEGFGLTVTEAMWKSRPVVASAVGGIQDQVVHGVSGLLVHDPADLTEFAAAVRTLLSDSELADRMGVQAHQHVLAHFTGARHLTDMGRLLEQLDARAEGAVASRH